The proteins below are encoded in one region of Carettochelys insculpta isolate YL-2023 chromosome 32, ASM3395843v1, whole genome shotgun sequence:
- the LOC142004971 gene encoding olfactory receptor 2G6-like, with protein sequence MEKIKGRNQTPIAEFIILGFGNGPELQPLVFLLFLLIYIATVAGNSLTIVLVIADHHLHTPMYYFLGHLSFLEVCYTSAFLPPLLASLLSRDRTISAKVCVGQLVIYGGLSTTETVMLSAMSYDRYLAICRPLRYAALMNGQLCCQIAGGCWISSFLLCAIANSFFWQLTFCGSKEIDHFFCDYSSMIKLSCDDTSTVEMVTAVVAVIGVFVPFLLTLTSYIFIIAAILRIPSATGRQKAFSTCSSHLIVLVIFYVTVITVFMVPAANTPKVLHKIFSVFYIVLTPLLNPVIYCLRNKEVKGALRSVVLQLAASRNHWS encoded by the coding sequence ATggagaaaataaaaggaagaaatcaAACGCCCATCGCGGAATTCATCATCTTAGGATTcgggaatggccctgagctgcagcctctTGTCTTCCTGCTCTTTCTACTCATCTACattgcaactgtggctgggaacAGCCTCACCATCGTGTTAGTTATAGCTGACCAccaccttcacacccccatgtactacttCCTGGGGCACTTGTCCTTCCTGGAGGTCTGTTACACCTCCGCCTTCCTGCCTccgctgctggccagtctcctgtcTAGGGACAGAACCATCTCTGCCAAGGTTTGCGTCGGGCAATTGGTTATCTATGGTGGCTTGTCAACTACAGAAACCGTGATGCTCTCGGCCATGTCTTACGATcggtatttagcgatatgccGTCCCCTCCGTTACGCTGCTCTGATGAATGGCCAGCTTTGTTGCCAGATAGCGGGAGGGTGCTGGATAAGCAGCTTTCTGCTCTGCGCCATTGCAAACAGTTTCTTCTGGCAATTAACGTTCTGTGGGTCCAAAGAAAtagaccatttcttttgtgattattcATCTATGATAAAGCTGTCCTGTGATGACACCAGCACTGTGGAAATGGTGACAGCTGTCGTGGCTGTCATAGGGGTATTTGTGCCCTTTCTGCTCACCCTGACGTCCTACATTTTTATCATTGCcgccatcctgagaatcccgtctgccaccgggaggcaaaaggccttttccacctgctcctcccacctcatcgTGCTGGTCATTTTCTATGTGACTGTGATCACCGTCTTCATGGTTCCAGCAGCCAACACTCCAAAGGTCCTCCACAAAatcttctctgtcttctacatCGTCCTGACTCCCTTGctcaaccctgtcatctactgcctcaggaacaaggaggtcaAAGGGGCTCTGAGAAGTGTTGTTCTtcagctggctgcttccagaaACCATTGGTCATGA